The DNA region CGGGCTACAATCCACCCGTGACGACGCCGATCGACAGCACGCTCGCGGCGACGCCGAGCGCGAAAAGACCATAGTTCGCGATCGGGTTCTTCGCGGTCGTAACCCGGAGCGAGAAGTGATACGATGAGAGTGGCCAGAAGGGAGTGATTCCCATCGGCGTCAACGCGTCGGCCAGCAAGTGCGAGCCGAGCGACAGTGCGGTAACGCCGTAGACGAACCCCACGACGGTCGGGTCGGGCGATCCCATCGTCACCTCGAGGGTCGCGTAGGCCGCGCCGGCGACCACGGCCGGGACCAGGAGGACGAATCCGATCGTGTGGGTGATCCCGCGGTGGGCGACGAACGGCAGACTGTGGTCGCAGTCCGGAAGCGTCGAGAAGGAGAGACAGATGACGGCGCCCAGGAGGGCGACGAACTCCTCGCCGGCGAGGCCGAGCCAGATAGCGACGGGCGCGTAGAGGAGGAGGGCAACGCCGTAGTGACCGAGTTGGTACATGGACCTCTACTCGATGGCACGAACAGCCGTGGCATAATCCTTCTGAACGATCCGTTTCGATGGCGATACGCGTCCCGGAGCGACCCGCGTCCCGAAATGCAGGATACCGGTGGACTCGAGGTGCCGTCTGACCGTTCGAACCCGGAACGTTTTCCTCGAGGCGCCCGTCCTCGAGACCATGACCGACGTCGATCCGATGACGCGATTTCCGGTGCCAGACGTGGACGAGCTCCCTGAAGACCTGCAAGAGCGCATCGAGGAGGAGACCGAACGCGCCGGCTTCACGCCGAACGTATTCCTCGCCTACGCCTACCGCCCGTCGCATTTCCGGGCGTTCTTTCAGTACTACGACGCCCTCGTTGAGGACACCGAACTCACCCGACTCGAGGTCGAGATGATCATCGTCGCCGTGAGTGGAGCCAACGACTGCTACTACTGCAACACGGCTCACGGGGCGCTCGTTCGCCTCTACGGGGACGATCCACTGCTCGCGGATCAACTCATTTCGAACTACCGGAACGCCGACGTCAGCGACCGCCACCGGGCGATGCTCGACCTAGCGGTCGCGCTCACGACCGACCAGGCGACCGTCGAGGATACGGACCTCGAGGCACTCGAGGAGCACGGATTCAGCCGTGAGGCAATCTGGGACATCGGCTCGGTGGCGGCGTTTTTCAACCTCTCGAACCGGATGGCCCAGCTCGCGGACATGCGACCGAACGAGGAGTTTCACACGCTGGGTCGTGAATAGTTGCCGCGCGGTGATCGATGTTTGTGCACGCCTCTGTCGAAACCCTTCGATCCTGGCAGGGGTCGCGTGCTGAACGCACAGCGCGAATGCGGCACGAGAGTTTGCTCGATCACCGTAGTGGTGGGCGGTTAATACAGAGAAGTCACAGATCAATGCCAATTGGCCGCAGCCTTTTCACTGTTCGGTCAAAATCATCTATGATGGCTTCAGACAGTGCGCAGGAGGATAGGCTGGTAACCATATTACTGGTTGAACCAAACCCCGGGGATACCCGTCTCTTTACGGAATCGTTCAAAGATGCGAAACTCAAGAATAGTCTCTACACCGTCGCTGATGCTGACGCAGCCCTCGATTTCGTCAATCAGCGGAGAGAGTATGCAGACGAACCGCGTCCTGATCTCATCCTGCTCGAACCCAAGTTACCTGGAAGAAGTGGTACGGGCGTACTAGCTGAACTGAAGAATGAACCCTCACTCCGTAAGATCCCGGTTGTTGTCCTCACGAGTTCGGAGGTTGGAGCGGACATTTTCAAATCGAAGGGGCTCGATGTGGATCACTTTGTCCAAAAGCCAGTTGAACCAGAGGATTATATCGGATTTGTCCAGGAAATCGAGGGATTTTGGATGGCGCTCATTCAAGAGGAACCCGAAGAAGCCTGAGCACCTACTGGTGATTCGATATCTGAGTTCTTCACGTGTGGTATAAAAGGACGATACTATGCCACGGTCAGTACGCACGTGTGGTGTGCGGCTACCCGCACCGTGGATACAGCACAGCAGTACAAACCTATCACCCAGAGGGGGGTGAACAGAGCTTTTGCACCTACTCCGTGACGGGATCGAGATCCCGCCCCGACTCGAGTTCGTCGAACAGCGCGGTGACCCGTCGTCGGACGTCCTCGCGAATCTCATGCACTCGCTCGGGTGATTTCCCGTGAGGATCCTCGAGGTCCCAGTCGCGAACGTCGACCTCGGCGTTGAGGTCGAGCGTCGAACAACCCATCGTCGCCACAACGTCGCAGGACTCGAGTTCGTCGGTGCTGATCGACGTCGGCGTCCGGCCAGCGAGGTCGAAGCCTTCCTCGGCCATGGCTTCCTGTACTTCGTCGTGGACCTCGTCGGCCGGACGGGTTCCGCCGGAGAGAATCTCGACCTCGTTCTCGAGGCCGCGGACCGCACGCTCCCGTTCGGCGTAGGCGGTCGCCATCTGACTACGGCCGGCGTTCTGGACGCATACCAGTGCGATTCGCGTCATGGTCGACGTGGTCGCTCGAGGAACCTAACGGTTCGTACGAGCCGAACGGTGTGATACGGTAGCATAGGGAGTCGAGAGCGGCGACGTTTCGACGGGAACAGTCGGGTGTTCATGGGGGAATAATACGAGGGCGGCTCGACCCGTGAACGTCGACTCAGCGCGAGAAGAAGCCGCGAAGTCGAGCGAGCAGTCCGCTCGAGTCCGCCTGGTCGTCGGCTTCGTCGCTCGAGGGAGCAGCGTCGTCGACCCCGTCGGAAGGGGGCGATACCGTCGGCCCGGACGCCGCGGACTCGGACGCCTGGTTCGTCTCGAGGTCGTCGAGGGAGAGGTCGATTTCGTCGATGTCCGGGGTTCGCTCGCGGCCCTCGCCGGCCTCAGCGGCCCGGACGTCGGCGCCCGTTACGGCTCCGCGTTCGATGCGACTCGAGAGGGCGTCCTGGGTCGGGGTGCTCGCAGTCGGTACGTCGTTCTGCGGCTGCTCGGGTTCCATTTCTCCATCGGCCCCTTCGGCGGTCTGGGTCTGTTCGGCGTCTCCGTCGGCGTTCTCCGTCCTCGCTTCTTCGACGTTTTCTTCCCCCGCTTCTTCAGCGTTCCCCGTCTCCGCCTCTTCAACGTTCTCTCTCCCCGCTTTTTCGTCCTCCTCGAGGCTCGCCTCGTCCTCGAGTTCTCCTCTCGAGTCAGCGGACGGCCCGGACTGAGTGCGAGTGTCGCCAGTCGCTCGAGGGCTCGAGTTGCCGGCGTTCGTCTCGTTCAGCGAGTTGAGAATGTCGTCGACGCTCGTGTTCGAGACGACCCGTTTCGGCCCGCCGCCGGGTCCCTCACGTTCCCTTTCACCCCCCTTTTCCCTCGGGCCGTCGTCTTCGCTTTCGGCCCCCTGGTCCCCCGAGTCGTCGCCCGCGCCGTCGTGCTCGCTCATTGCTCACGCCTGGCGCTCGAGTCGGCATAAATTTTCCCCGTTCGAGGGGGACGAAACTCGCCCTTCGCTCGCCTGTTGGGTCTGCGGTCACGGCTACGTGGGGACGAGTCGCGGTCGAGACATCACCACGTTGATGACTGCCCCCAGCAGGATCAGGATCCCGGCGAAGTAGAGCCAGGTGACGAACAACAGGATGGCGCCGATCGCCCCGTAGGCCTCGTACTGCCCGGCGTTCGCGGCGTAGAGCTGAAAGCCGGCCTGGAGGATCACCCAGCCGATCGCTGCGAAGAACGCGCCCGGAATCACCTCGCGAAGGTCGACGGGAATCGGCGGCAACACGTAGTAAAGTGGCAGGAATACCAGGAGGAGCCCCAGGAGCAAGCCGAGCCAGCTGAGGACCCCGACGTAGGGAACCCGCCCGGCGAGGAGGCCGATCACCGCCCCGATGAGGATCATGAGCAAGAGCGCGAGGACGATGGTCAAGATGACCGTGATCCCGTCGCGAATCTGCTCGAGCAGGGAGTTTTCGGCGACGGTGTCGTAGACGCGGTCGAACGCGAGGCTCAGCCCGCGAAAGACCTTCAGTGCACCCCATATCGAGACGGCGAGGGCGACGACGGTCGCCTCGGTTCGTCCCGATTCGGCGGTGAGCGCCTCGAGCACGAGGTCCTCGCCGGCGTCGGGAAGGAAGTCGCCAGCCAGCATGATCAGGTCCTCCGCGACCTGCTGGCCGCCAACGAGGGTACCAACGACGAGCGCCAGCACGATCATCGGAAAGAGCGAGACGAACGCGTAGTAGGCGAATCCGGCGGCGAGGAACGTTATCTCTCGCTCTTTTGCGGTGCCGACGACCCCTCGTACGATAGTACGAACGTCGCGGTCCGACTGGTGGCTCATGCCGTCGGCTTCCACGAGGAGAACTTAAGGGTATGCGAAGTATCGGCGACGAAGGTGTTACCAGTCGAAGGTTTTGCGCACCGTACAGAAGTTATGGGTCGCGAACACCCGCCCGTCGTCGGCGATGTAGACGCCGACGCCGCCCCGGTCCCAGCCGTCGATTTCGTCGCTCTCCTCGAGAATCGTCGCCCGGTGTTCCTCTGAGTGCATCCACTGCTCGACGAGCCCTTCGGCGAGTTCGTCCGCAGTCTGGTACTCGACGTGTTCGCCGTCGTGGGAGCGTTCGACCGTCGTGCCGACGCTCGTGAGTGCGATGTTCTCCCCATACGCTCGGCAGTAGTCGGCGACGTCGCCGAACCGGTCGTACGGCGACTCGCCGTCGGCGTTGACGTGGGCGAATCGGTCGTCCGCGTGCATGTCCTGGCTGTGGGCGCGGGACACCGAGGCAACCGTCCCGTCCCACGCGAGCGGCTCGAGGTCATCTTCGGCGCGTCGCTCGTTGACGAGTTCGTGAACCCGGTCCTCGACGGCGCTCGAGTTGACTCGTTCGGTGTCGGTTTCGTAGCTCGAGTGGCCCTGATCGCCCGGGTCGGTGACGGGCGGATTTCGGTCGCCCGGTTCCGGTGGCTCGACGGAGGGGCCGAGTTCGTCCTGGACGAACGCGATGGCCTGCGGGGCGAGCAGTACCCCCGCGAGGACGACCGCGCCGATCAGGACGACGGTCATCACGAGCGACGTGAGGTTGAGACTGGCTCTGTTCGTCTGGCGCTCGCTGGACGACCTCGTCCGCTCGAGGCGGCGACCGCGTCTGCTCATGGGTGTACCTCCACGAAGGACAGTAACTAACTACCGATTGTGAGTGTCGTCGGCCGAGACAGATTGTGTCGAGGGGGTCGTTCGCGACGACGTACGGGCTACCTCTTGGCTGGCGATGGATCACCCTCTTCCAGGGAAGTGGACGCACTCGAGCCAAAAATCGTCTCGTGGAAGGCGATGACCAGACCGGGGACGACGGCCATGAACAGGTGTTCCTCGATCGGAATACCGCCGACTTCGTAACCCGTTCGCAGTTGAATGTCGAATACGCCGACCTCGAGCGTGTACCAGTCCCAGAAGTACGCGATGGGGTACAGCGCGAGGATAGTCACAGCCGCTCGTCTGAGCGCGCCGGCCCGTCGCAGCAATACGAACGCGACGGCACCCCAGAAAATCTCCGTTGCGAGGTAGGTATACCGGCCGAAGACGGAAATGTCTCGAGCCATGTCACGACCAGGATGGCGGTACATAAAAACACCCGGTAGTCACGGGTTACATGGCCGGGCGGTACGTTAAATAGTCCAGCGAGAGAAGGGGCAAGTGGAACGATGAATATCGCCGATATCGCCACCACGGAGTACATCGAGGTCGACGTCGGGACGCGAATGGGGAAAGTCCGTTCGACCTTCGAGGACGGCAACCCCAAGGGGCTGATCGTAACCGACGACGGAGAGTACGCTGGCGTGATCAGCGAACGCGAGGTACTCCAGTCACACGTCGAAGACGACGCCAAGGTGGCGGCGTTGATCAAGCCGAGTCGCAACGACCCGGCGCCGAAAGTCGACCGGCACGAGGACGTCCGGGAGGTCGCCCGCATGCTCGTTGAGGGCAACACCAAGGTCGCGCCGGTGTTCGAAGGCGACAACCTCTGGGGCGTCATCACCGAGGACGACCTACTCACCGCCGTCCTCGAGAACCTCGACGCGATCACCGTCGGCGACATCTACACCACCGAGCCGATCACGCTCGCGGAGGACGACGGCGTCGGCAAGGCGATCAACCACCTGCGCGAACACGGTATCTCCCGACTCCCCGTGGTCAACGAGAACGGCTACCTGACCGGCGTCGTGACGACCCACGACATCGCCGACTTCGTCATCCGGGAGAACGAGCGCATGACGACTGGCGACCGCGTCGGCGACAACCAGCGGATGCTCGACGTCCCGATCTACGACATCATGAACAGCCCCGTAGTCACCACGACGGCCGACAAGACCGCTCGAGAGGCCGTCGAAACCATGCTCGAGGACGACTACGCCGGCCTCGTCGTCACGCCGACGGACGACGACCGCCTCATCGATGGCGTGGTCACCAAGACCGACGTGCTTCGGGCGCTGACGTTCACCGAGGAAGAGCACATGGACGTCCAGATCACGAACATCTCGCTCATGGACACCATCTCCCGGGAGTCCATCGTCCAGAGCATCGAGCAAGTCTCTGACAAGTACGCGGACATGCAGGTCCACCACGCCCACGTTCGCTTCCACGAGCACAAGGAGAAACTCCGTGGCACGCCGCTTATCCAGTGTCAGATCCGCCTCCGGACGAACAAATCCCAGGTTGCCGGCTCCGGCGAAGGCTACGGTGCGGAGAATGCGTTCAGGGTCGCTCTGGACAAACTCGAGCGAAACGTCCTGGAGCTCAAGGGCGTCCGGAGCGACGAAGAGTACCGCGGGCAGTTACTCCGAAAGTTGAACGAATTGTAGGGCCAGGGCTCGACTCGAGCGAAAACCGCACAAATCAAAAAATTTGTCACGTTACGGCTCGCCGCGCGCGGCGACTGAGAACGGAAGACGCTACGGTCGAGCGTCGTCGGCGCCCTCGAGTCCCGACCCCGTGATCCGGAACGTCGCTGATTCGCCCGCCGGTTTCGAACGGTGTTTCGTGAGCGTCGCCCGCCGGTTGCCCCCGCGGAATCGCTCGAGACGGAGCACCACGCCCGTCCAGTGCTCCAGGGTGTTCCCCCCGAGCGGACGCGTCCGGTCGCTATCGGGGTCGGCAAATACCTGGTTCGTGACGACCACCGCGAGGTCGTGTTTGCGCGCGAGCGAGAGCAGGTGGGTGATCTGGCTGGCCACCTGCCGAAGGGCGTCGCCCGCGTCACCGTCTTCGGCGCGCTCGATTCGGTAGAAGCCGGTCGCGCTGTCCAGGACGATCAGGTCGGCCTGGGTCGCGAAGTCCGCCGCGTCGCGCACGGCCTCGGCCTGTTCGTCGAAGTCGTAGGCGTCCTCGATGATGATCCGGGAAGCGACCGACTCGACGTCGTCGGTACGAGCGGAGAGGAGCTGTTCGAATCGGTCGACCGAGACGCCCTCGGTGTCGATGAAGACGGCCGTACCACCGTCGACGGCCGTCTCGACGGCGGCCGACAGCGCGAGGTTCGTCTTCCCCGACGCTGGCGGGCCGTACACCTGGGTGACGGCGCCGCGTTCGAACCCGCCCTCGAGCAACGCGTCGACCGGGGGACAACCGGTCGATATCGCCTCGTCGTTCACGCGCTCAGTTGGGAGGTAGCGGGCAAAAACCCCCCGGAACCGATCGCTCGTCCGGAGACGGAGCAATTTATTCGGTGGCGGTCGAAGCACGGCTATGATCGTCGTCGCCACCGCGGACTTCGAAGTGTATCACGAGGTCGTCGCCGACCTTCGCGAGCGAGGCGCGACGTTCACGACGATCGAGCCCGACGATCCGCTTCCGTCGAAAACCGCCGTCGTCCTCACCGGCGCGGAACACGCCGAGTCGTTCGGGGACACCGACGCGCCGACCATCGTCGTGGACCCCGACGACAGCCGACAGGCGGTCGATCAGGCGCTCGCGACCATCCGTGGCGAGCACGGCCGAACCGTCGTCGGCGTCGATCCCGGACGTCAACCCGGCATCGC from Natronosalvus rutilus includes:
- a CDS encoding metal-dependent hydrolase, with amino-acid sequence MYQLGHYGVALLLYAPVAIWLGLAGEEFVALLGAVICLSFSTLPDCDHSLPFVAHRGITHTIGFVLLVPAVVAGAAYATLEVTMGSPDPTVVGFVYGVTALSLGSHLLADALTPMGITPFWPLSSYHFSLRVTTAKNPIANYGLFALGVAASVLSIGVVTGGL
- a CDS encoding peroxidase-related enzyme (This protein belongs to a clade of uncharacterized proteins related to peroxidases such as the alkylhydroperoxidase AhpD.), which codes for MTDVDPMTRFPVPDVDELPEDLQERIEEETERAGFTPNVFLAYAYRPSHFRAFFQYYDALVEDTELTRLEVEMIIVAVSGANDCYYCNTAHGALVRLYGDDPLLADQLISNYRNADVSDRHRAMLDLAVALTTDQATVEDTDLEALEEHGFSREAIWDIGSVAAFFNLSNRMAQLADMRPNEEFHTLGRE
- a CDS encoding response regulator, which encodes MASDSAQEDRLVTILLVEPNPGDTRLFTESFKDAKLKNSLYTVADADAALDFVNQRREYADEPRPDLILLEPKLPGRSGTGVLAELKNEPSLRKIPVVVLTSSEVGADIFKSKGLDVDHFVQKPVEPEDYIGFVQEIEGFWMALIQEEPEEA
- a CDS encoding low molecular weight phosphatase family protein, with the translated sequence MTRIALVCVQNAGRSQMATAYAERERAVRGLENEVEILSGGTRPADEVHDEVQEAMAEEGFDLAGRTPTSISTDELESCDVVATMGCSTLDLNAEVDVRDWDLEDPHGKSPERVHEIREDVRRRVTALFDELESGRDLDPVTE
- a CDS encoding YihY/virulence factor BrkB family protein, with the translated sequence MSHQSDRDVRTIVRGVVGTAKEREITFLAAGFAYYAFVSLFPMIVLALVVGTLVGGQQVAEDLIMLAGDFLPDAGEDLVLEALTAESGRTEATVVALAVSIWGALKVFRGLSLAFDRVYDTVAENSLLEQIRDGITVILTIVLALLLMILIGAVIGLLAGRVPYVGVLSWLGLLLGLLLVFLPLYYVLPPIPVDLREVIPGAFFAAIGWVILQAGFQLYAANAGQYEAYGAIGAILLFVTWLYFAGILILLGAVINVVMSRPRLVPT
- a CDS encoding CAP domain-containing protein; this translates as MSRRGRRLERTRSSSERQTNRASLNLTSLVMTVVLIGAVVLAGVLLAPQAIAFVQDELGPSVEPPEPGDRNPPVTDPGDQGHSSYETDTERVNSSAVEDRVHELVNERRAEDDLEPLAWDGTVASVSRAHSQDMHADDRFAHVNADGESPYDRFGDVADYCRAYGENIALTSVGTTVERSHDGEHVEYQTADELAEGLVEQWMHSEEHRATILEESDEIDGWDRGGVGVYIADDGRVFATHNFCTVRKTFDW
- a CDS encoding lycopene cyclase domain-containing protein; this translates as MARDISVFGRYTYLATEIFWGAVAFVLLRRAGALRRAAVTILALYPIAYFWDWYTLEVGVFDIQLRTGYEVGGIPIEEHLFMAVVPGLVIAFHETIFGSSASTSLEEGDPSPAKR
- a CDS encoding CBS domain-containing protein → MNIADIATTEYIEVDVGTRMGKVRSTFEDGNPKGLIVTDDGEYAGVISEREVLQSHVEDDAKVAALIKPSRNDPAPKVDRHEDVREVARMLVEGNTKVAPVFEGDNLWGVITEDDLLTAVLENLDAITVGDIYTTEPITLAEDDGVGKAINHLREHGISRLPVVNENGYLTGVVTTHDIADFVIRENERMTTGDRVGDNQRMLDVPIYDIMNSPVVTTTADKTAREAVETMLEDDYAGLVVTPTDDDRLIDGVVTKTDVLRALTFTEEEHMDVQITNISLMDTISRESIVQSIEQVSDKYADMQVHHAHVRFHEHKEKLRGTPLIQCQIRLRTNKSQVAGSGEGYGAENAFRVALDKLERNVLELKGVRSDEEYRGQLLRKLNEL
- the radB gene encoding DNA repair and recombination protein RadB, with translation MNDEAISTGCPPVDALLEGGFERGAVTQVYGPPASGKTNLALSAAVETAVDGGTAVFIDTEGVSVDRFEQLLSARTDDVESVASRIIIEDAYDFDEQAEAVRDAADFATQADLIVLDSATGFYRIERAEDGDAGDALRQVASQITHLLSLARKHDLAVVVTNQVFADPDSDRTRPLGGNTLEHWTGVVLRLERFRGGNRRATLTKHRSKPAGESATFRITGSGLEGADDARP